Proteins encoded together in one Variovorax paradoxus window:
- a CDS encoding M48 family metallopeptidase, translated as MEQLYPAGPAGTGSEIAKASPAYRRHAWLAMFALMAFVASYLLFSGWLAWKAYQSVRASVYGSGGDGLWLMAVGLSAAFLAVFMLKALVFVRRGEMGGLVEIKAAEHPALFAFLHRLADEARAPRPARVYVSSRVNAAVFYDLSLLNFFLPSKKNLEIGLPLVNVLTISEFKAVLAHEFGHFAQRSMAVGRWVYLAQQIAAHIVAKRDRLDRFLEGLSRSDIRIAWVGWALSLLIWSIRSIMDSLFRVVVLADRALSREMEFQADRVSVSLTGSDALIDALYKMQAADSAWDRTLDFANRQLHNGTAVPDLYDIQSQILQKLRVIFDDPGYGIPPAAPAVGPQAHRIFKRDKVSVSRMWSTHPASHEREENAKKIYLTAEMRQSPAWDLFQDAQSFRERICAGLISHMVPPPATGTREAAAQALDAEYDRESYKRRYRGVYLARGVTRTQHTAEQLFDRMSASDAVASFPELYPESLSNMLERLDALLHERAALVAVQDGVARSEGPRLEHRGKAIKKRDLPGAVEEVSRDIAEVERSLAAHDRRCRSALHALAAVKGADWETAWLEQLRLLHYAEHAEANLADLQATLANTLAMTTAKRKVSEEGAVRILADAGAVFSAMAEIGQAASGIQTGSYALALLGRDSWLSAVGKFEFGYPTRENLGEWIKHVDSWLNPMLRALNRLRRAALDQLLHTEARISGGASSPEAEAPAAPVVPSAYATLTSGQERPRQKKLDAWSRFHTADGWWAGAARLAVAGGIIASLMGISTSLGSARVIAYNGLERQVKVRVGGSSAILPPGGKQTFEVEADKLLELAAHTAEGEEIESFSANPELIGVRYVYNVAGAAPMVAWTAVYGQASARPEKKLGAPRWSMQSADVLFETPPRQISTSKGSNGGTRSVISGPEPRSASNMLSMIDTETDRKALIEVHGKWDSGQSAYLLEWLAAADQYAPESHARIVAARLVRAPLEVLSLREQQNQADTPEKRESICGQHRALAQAHPAASDLGYLAVRCMAEGPAKDAAFKKGAAEHPDSAWFAYAAGHAWAGDQAWPEARRAYERAGAKAPYLAQITTDDLARIRRIEQGESVSLDDLSAKSSFLQMQQILRTGKDIPPDSSAFGYLEMSRGNLDKAFGIATSGAQPPVRLLVLIGASDGANEKQVAKALDASTTMTVGDFESLLPGIGLSIKHGRPTDKQMALLKYISPEDAQKIRAFVAVLKTSKDPRQAEEALAGLTPLYRAQAYSAGLVVLGQRAPAQWRTFVKRALFPPEHPYFG; from the coding sequence ATGGAACAACTTTATCCGGCGGGTCCCGCTGGCACCGGCAGTGAAATCGCAAAAGCTTCGCCGGCCTATCGAAGGCACGCGTGGCTCGCGATGTTTGCGCTCATGGCTTTTGTCGCGAGCTACCTGCTGTTTTCGGGATGGCTTGCATGGAAAGCCTATCAGTCCGTCCGGGCTTCGGTCTATGGTTCGGGCGGCGACGGACTCTGGCTGATGGCCGTAGGCCTGAGCGCGGCCTTCCTCGCCGTGTTCATGTTGAAAGCCCTGGTGTTCGTTCGGCGCGGGGAGATGGGGGGGCTGGTCGAAATCAAAGCGGCCGAGCATCCCGCTCTTTTCGCGTTTCTTCATCGGCTCGCAGACGAAGCCCGGGCCCCCCGGCCTGCGAGGGTGTATGTGTCGTCCCGCGTCAACGCGGCGGTTTTCTACGATCTCTCGCTGCTCAACTTCTTTCTGCCCTCCAAGAAGAACCTGGAGATCGGCCTTCCCCTGGTCAACGTACTGACCATCTCCGAATTCAAGGCCGTTCTGGCGCACGAGTTCGGGCACTTCGCGCAGCGCAGCATGGCTGTCGGACGTTGGGTTTACCTGGCCCAGCAGATCGCCGCGCATATCGTTGCCAAGCGAGACCGGCTCGACCGTTTTCTTGAAGGTCTCTCGCGTTCCGACATACGCATCGCGTGGGTTGGATGGGCGCTCTCGCTGCTGATCTGGTCCATCCGTTCGATCATGGACAGCCTGTTTCGCGTCGTCGTCCTGGCCGACCGTGCGTTGTCCAGGGAAATGGAGTTCCAGGCCGACCGGGTTTCGGTGAGCCTGACAGGCAGCGACGCGCTGATCGATGCGCTTTACAAAATGCAGGCCGCCGATTCAGCCTGGGACCGCACCCTCGATTTCGCCAACCGGCAATTGCACAATGGCACCGCAGTTCCCGACCTGTACGACATCCAGTCGCAGATCCTACAGAAGCTGCGCGTGATCTTTGACGATCCCGGCTATGGCATTCCGCCGGCCGCTCCGGCGGTTGGCCCGCAGGCACATCGGATCTTCAAGCGCGACAAGGTTTCGGTCTCGCGCATGTGGTCCACCCACCCTGCCAGCCATGAGCGCGAAGAGAACGCAAAGAAGATCTATCTCACGGCGGAAATGCGGCAAAGCCCCGCCTGGGACCTGTTCCAAGACGCCCAATCCTTTCGCGAGCGCATTTGCGCGGGACTGATCAGCCACATGGTTCCACCGCCGGCCACCGGCACGCGAGAAGCCGCAGCGCAGGCACTGGACGCCGAATACGACCGGGAGTCCTACAAGCGGCGATACCGCGGCGTGTACCTGGCACGAGGTGTCACTCGCACGCAGCACACTGCCGAGCAGCTGTTCGACCGCATGAGTGCATCGGATGCCGTGGCTTCGTTCCCGGAGCTCTATCCGGAGTCGCTGTCGAACATGCTCGAGCGCCTTGATGCGTTGCTGCACGAGCGTGCCGCGCTTGTGGCTGTTCAGGACGGCGTGGCCCGAAGCGAGGGCCCGCGCCTGGAGCATCGGGGCAAGGCCATCAAGAAGCGTGATCTGCCCGGTGCTGTCGAGGAAGTCTCGCGGGATATTGCGGAAGTCGAGCGCTCGCTTGCGGCGCATGACCGTCGCTGCCGCTCTGCGCTGCATGCGTTGGCGGCCGTCAAGGGCGCCGACTGGGAAACCGCCTGGCTCGAACAGTTGCGGCTCCTGCACTATGCGGAACACGCTGAAGCCAATCTTGCCGATCTGCAGGCCACGCTCGCCAACACCCTGGCAATGACCACTGCAAAGCGCAAGGTCAGCGAAGAAGGGGCCGTGCGCATTCTTGCCGACGCCGGTGCGGTTTTCAGCGCCATGGCCGAAATCGGCCAGGCCGCCTCCGGCATCCAGACCGGCTCTTATGCGTTGGCCCTGCTGGGCCGCGACAGCTGGCTGTCGGCAGTGGGCAAGTTCGAATTTGGATACCCCACGCGCGAAAACCTCGGCGAATGGATCAAGCACGTCGACAGCTGGCTGAATCCGATGCTCCGCGCATTGAATCGCCTGCGGCGCGCCGCACTCGACCAGCTGCTGCATACCGAGGCACGGATCTCCGGCGGTGCGTCGTCGCCGGAAGCGGAGGCGCCGGCTGCACCCGTGGTGCCATCGGCCTACGCCACGCTGACGAGCGGCCAGGAAAGGCCGCGGCAGAAAAAGCTCGATGCCTGGTCAAGGTTTCACACGGCGGACGGATGGTGGGCAGGGGCGGCGCGGTTGGCCGTGGCCGGCGGGATCATCGCCAGCCTCATGGGAATCAGCACCTCGCTGGGCAGCGCCCGCGTCATCGCCTACAACGGGCTCGAACGCCAGGTGAAGGTTCGCGTGGGCGGCAGCAGCGCAATACTCCCGCCCGGCGGGAAGCAGACCTTCGAAGTCGAGGCCGACAAGCTCCTCGAACTCGCCGCGCATACGGCCGAAGGAGAGGAGATCGAATCGTTCTCCGCCAATCCGGAGCTGATCGGCGTGCGTTATGTCTACAACGTTGCCGGTGCCGCTCCCATGGTTGCGTGGACGGCGGTGTACGGGCAGGCATCTGCAAGGCCCGAGAAAAAGCTAGGGGCACCGCGCTGGTCGATGCAGTCCGCGGACGTGCTATTCGAAACCCCGCCGCGGCAGATCAGCACAAGCAAGGGGAGCAACGGCGGCACGCGTTCGGTCATCAGCGGCCCGGAGCCCCGGTCCGCCAGCAACATGCTGAGCATGATCGACACCGAGACCGACCGCAAGGCACTCATCGAAGTGCACGGCAAGTGGGATTCGGGTCAATCGGCCTACCTGCTCGAGTGGTTGGCGGCGGCCGACCAGTACGCCCCTGAAAGCCACGCGCGGATTGTTGCCGCGCGGCTGGTACGGGCGCCTCTGGAGGTTCTCTCGTTGCGCGAACAGCAGAACCAAGCTGATACGCCCGAAAAGCGCGAGAGTATTTGCGGGCAGCATCGCGCGCTGGCGCAAGCGCATCCAGCGGCGAGTGATCTGGGCTATCTGGCGGTGCGATGCATGGCCGAAGGCCCCGCCAAGGACGCTGCTTTCAAGAAGGGGGCGGCAGAGCATCCCGACAGCGCCTGGTTCGCCTATGCCGCGGGGCACGCCTGGGCGGGCGATCAGGCTTGGCCCGAAGCGCGCCGCGCTTACGAAAGAGCTGGCGCCAAGGCTCCGTATCTCGCTCAGATCACGACCGATGATTTGGCGCGCATCAGGCGCATCGAGCAGGGCGAGAGCGTGTCGCTCGACGACCTCAGTGCCAAATCGAGCTTCCTTCAGATGCAGCAGATTCTTCGCACCGGCAAGGACATTCCTCCGGACAGCTCCGCGTTCGGCTACCTCGAGATGAGCCGCGGCAACCTGGACAAGGCGTTTGGCATTGCGACATCTGGCGCGCAGCCGCCAGTGCGCCTGCTGGTGCTCATCGGTGCTTCGGATGGGGCGAACGAGAAGCAGGTGGCGAAGGCGCTTGATGCAAGCACCACGATGACGGTCGGCGATTTCGAATCGCTGCTTCCCGGTATCGGCCTTTCCATCAAGCATGGAAGACCGACGGACAAGCAGATGGCATTGCTCAAGTACATCTCGCCTGAAGACGCGCAGAAAATTCGTGCATTCGTGGCTGTGCTGAAGACCAGCAAGGATCCGCGCCAAGCCGAAGAAGCACTCGCGGGTTTGACGCCGCTATATCGGGCGCAAGCCTATAGCGCGGGCTTGGTCGTGCTCGGTCAGCGCGCGCCGGCGCAATGGCGTACTTTCGTCAAGCGGGCACTCTTTCCACCGGAGCATCCCTACTTTGGTTGA
- a CDS encoding sterol desaturase family protein, with product MLEKLSEFTESHGELRRGRGLVTGTIALSLGILCFLGVLAFHFPQYLTTPELRRSYNVDVMRFILLAAMVVSGGMALVNIIFNRSRWLSSAAFLLVAAAALLGGHKVPVNDFADNTPYIGLDWFILDLLGSSLIFIFIEKLFALRKDQPVFRAEWQTDFHHFVVNHMIVGFVLLATNLMVHKFFGWAANDGIRGWVGNLPFWAGLLLIILVADLVQYWTHRAYHEVPVLWRLHAVHHSVKSMDWMAGSRQHILELLITRTLVLAPIYVFGFSKEVIDAYIVVVGFQAVFNHCNVSVRLGPLRYIIVTPNFHHWHHSQDVEALDKNYSAHYAFLDYIFGTAVKSTKLWPEKYGVLGDYVPNGFFKQLKFPFVWKG from the coding sequence ATGCTCGAAAAACTGAGTGAGTTCACAGAAAGTCACGGAGAACTTCGCCGTGGCCGCGGCCTGGTGACCGGAACCATCGCCCTGAGCCTGGGCATCCTTTGCTTCCTGGGAGTGCTGGCGTTCCACTTTCCGCAGTACCTCACCACGCCGGAGTTGCGCAGGAGCTACAACGTCGACGTGATGCGCTTCATCCTGCTGGCGGCCATGGTGGTTTCGGGCGGAATGGCGCTGGTGAACATCATCTTCAACCGCTCTCGCTGGCTCTCTTCGGCCGCGTTTTTGCTGGTGGCCGCGGCGGCGCTGCTGGGCGGGCACAAGGTGCCGGTGAACGACTTTGCCGACAACACGCCGTACATCGGCCTCGATTGGTTCATTCTCGACCTGCTGGGCTCGTCGCTGATCTTCATCTTCATCGAGAAGCTGTTCGCGCTGCGCAAGGACCAGCCGGTGTTCCGTGCCGAGTGGCAAACCGACTTCCACCACTTTGTGGTCAACCACATGATCGTGGGCTTCGTGCTGCTGGCCACCAACCTGATGGTGCACAAGTTCTTCGGCTGGGCGGCCAACGACGGCATTCGCGGCTGGGTGGGCAACCTGCCGTTCTGGGCCGGGCTGCTGCTGATCATCCTGGTGGCCGACCTGGTGCAGTACTGGACCCACCGCGCCTATCACGAGGTGCCGGTGCTGTGGCGCCTGCATGCGGTGCACCACAGCGTGAAAAGCATGGACTGGATGGCGGGCTCGCGCCAGCACATTCTCGAGCTGCTGATCACGCGCACGCTGGTGCTCGCGCCGATCTACGTGTTCGGCTTTTCGAAGGAAGTGATCGACGCGTACATCGTGGTGGTGGGCTTCCAGGCGGTGTTCAACCACTGTAACGTGAGCGTTCGGCTCGGCCCCCTGCGCTACATCATCGTGACGCCCAACTTCCATCACTGGCACCACAGCCAGGACGTGGAGGCGCTCGACAAGAACTATTCGGCGCACTACGCCTTTCTTGACTACATCTTCGGCACCGCGGTGAAGAGCACCAAGCTCTGGCCCGAAAAGTACGGCGTGCTCGGCGACTACGTGCCCAACGGCTTCTTCAAGCAGCTGAAGTTCCCGTTCGTGTGGAAGGGATGA
- a CDS encoding YaeF family permuted papain-like enzyme, producing MMRTALLMAAATAALLLTACATRVELPSKDSSLRLRVQSSVIAPGNGGKLIAADALQPGDILLTSIATVNSFGIRLGTFSPVSHAVLYLGDGLIAEAVGTGVRARPVADVVDEEQMVVAFRVPGLDAAGVAKLRAWANSQVGTRYNTTGVLLNAPFVLNRRLCELPLIPSAVSHYCISGMAMVQLGASRDDQFFCSQFVLEAYRQAGMPITDADPRWVSPADLLHMREGDVPSIAATQPLRYVGHLKYNAPPLLAADGP from the coding sequence ATGATGCGTACCGCCCTTCTCATGGCCGCGGCCACCGCCGCGCTGCTGCTCACGGCCTGCGCCACGCGGGTCGAGCTCCCCTCCAAGGACTCCAGCTTGCGCCTGCGCGTGCAAAGCTCGGTCATAGCGCCCGGCAACGGGGGCAAGCTCATCGCCGCCGATGCGCTGCAGCCGGGCGACATCCTGCTGACCTCGATCGCCACGGTCAACTCCTTCGGCATTCGCCTGGGCACCTTCTCGCCGGTGAGCCACGCGGTGCTGTACCTGGGCGACGGCCTGATCGCCGAAGCCGTGGGCACCGGTGTGCGTGCACGGCCGGTGGCCGACGTGGTGGACGAGGAACAGATGGTCGTCGCCTTTCGCGTGCCCGGGCTCGACGCCGCAGGCGTGGCAAAGCTCCGCGCCTGGGCCAACTCGCAGGTCGGCACCCGCTACAACACCACCGGCGTGCTGCTGAACGCGCCGTTCGTGCTGAACCGGCGCCTGTGCGAACTGCCGCTGATTCCTTCGGCCGTGAGCCACTACTGCATCAGCGGCATGGCCATGGTGCAGCTGGGTGCAAGCCGGGACGACCAGTTCTTCTGCTCTCAGTTCGTGCTCGAGGCCTACCGGCAGGCCGGCATGCCGATTACCGACGCCGACCCGCGCTGGGTGAGCCCGGCCGACCTGCTGCACATGCGCGAAGGCGATGTGCCCTCGATTGCCGCGACGCAGCCGCTGCGCTACGTCGGGCACCTGAAGTACAACGCGCCGCCGCTTCTTGCGGCCGATGGCCCCTGA
- a CDS encoding NAD(P)/FAD-dependent oxidoreductase codes for MSAPFQFDVVVVGAGAAGLFCAGLAGQRGLKVLLVDHSEKVGEKIRISGGGRANFTNRDLDVRAPQRHFIGDNPNFCRSALSRYAPQQFIELVQKHGIAFHEKHKGQLFCDGSSQQIVDMLLAECEAGDVTRWQPCKLGKIAFSAAEDGTAGSGSYQIDSSKGLIETPKLVVATGGLSIPQIGASDFGYRLAEQFGLRVVTPRPALVPLTFGGEAWAPYAELAGLALPVRIETGAKKEKMAFLEDLLFTHRGLSGPAVLQISSYWKPGTPLTLDFAPGVNVAEALGEAKLRSKKRIANELATLVPSRLADAWVGQDPALQRPVNEAADKALAALAERIARWQITPSGTEGYKKAEVTAGGVDTRDLSSQTMESKQPGLYFIGEVVDVTGWLGGYNFQWAWASAHACATAL; via the coding sequence TTGAGCGCTCCTTTCCAGTTCGATGTCGTCGTGGTCGGCGCCGGTGCGGCCGGGCTGTTCTGCGCCGGGCTGGCGGGCCAGCGCGGGCTCAAGGTGCTGCTGGTCGACCACAGCGAGAAGGTCGGCGAGAAGATCCGCATCTCGGGCGGCGGCCGCGCCAACTTCACCAACCGCGACCTCGACGTGCGCGCGCCGCAGCGCCACTTCATTGGCGACAACCCCAATTTCTGCCGCTCGGCGCTCTCGCGCTATGCCCCGCAACAGTTCATCGAGCTGGTGCAGAAGCACGGCATTGCCTTTCACGAGAAGCACAAGGGGCAGCTGTTCTGCGACGGCTCTTCGCAGCAGATCGTCGACATGCTGCTGGCCGAGTGCGAGGCGGGCGACGTCACTCGCTGGCAGCCTTGCAAGCTTGGGAAGATCGCGTTTTCGGCGGCTGAAGACGGCACGGCGGGGTCGGGCAGCTACCAAATAGATAGCAGCAAGGGTCTGATCGAAACGCCCAAGCTGGTGGTCGCCACCGGCGGCCTCTCGATTCCGCAGATCGGCGCCAGCGATTTCGGCTATCGACTGGCTGAGCAGTTCGGTCTGCGCGTGGTCACGCCCCGCCCGGCACTGGTGCCGCTGACCTTTGGCGGCGAAGCGTGGGCGCCGTATGCCGAACTGGCCGGCCTGGCGTTGCCGGTACGCATCGAGACCGGCGCCAAGAAAGAAAAGATGGCGTTCCTCGAAGACCTGCTGTTCACGCACCGCGGCCTCTCGGGCCCGGCCGTGCTGCAGATTTCGAGCTACTGGAAGCCCGGAACCCCGCTGACGCTCGACTTTGCGCCGGGTGTGAACGTGGCCGAAGCCCTGGGCGAAGCCAAGCTCCGCTCGAAGAAGCGCATTGCCAACGAACTGGCCACGCTCGTGCCCTCCCGGCTGGCCGACGCCTGGGTGGGGCAAGACCCGGCCCTGCAGCGCCCGGTCAACGAGGCCGCCGACAAGGCGCTGGCGGCCCTGGCCGAGCGCATTGCCCGCTGGCAGATCACCCCCAGCGGCACCGAGGGCTACAAGAAGGCCGAGGTCACGGCGGGCGGGGTCGACACCCGCGATTTGTCTTCCCAGACGATGGAATCCAAGCAGCCAGGCCTTTATTTCATCGGCGAAGTGGTCGATGTGACCGGATGGTTGGGCGGATACAACTTTCAATGGGCCTGGGCGAGCGCACATGCGTGCGCAACCGCGCTATAA
- the rpsU gene encoding 30S ribosomal protein S21: MTTIRVKENEPFDVALRRFKRTIEKLGLLTDLRAREFYEKPTAERKRKKAAAVKRHYKRVRSMQLPKKLY; encoded by the coding sequence ATGACCACCATCCGCGTTAAAGAAAACGAGCCTTTCGACGTCGCCCTGCGCCGCTTCAAGCGCACCATCGAAAAGCTCGGCCTGCTGACCGACCTGCGTGCCCGCGAGTTCTACGAAAAGCCGACCGCCGAGCGCAAGCGCAAGAAGGCAGCTGCCGTCAAGCGCCACTACAAGCGCGTGCGCAGCATGCAGCTCCCCAAGAAGCTGTATTGA
- a CDS encoding GatB/YqeY domain-containing protein gives MSLKEQITEDMKTAMRAKDSERLGTIRLLMAALKQKEVDERVELDDAMIVAIVDKMVKQRKDSIAAFTTGGRADLADKESAEIKVLEVYLPQRMSADEVTAEVRAIVAELGAKGPGDMGKVMGAVKTRLAGKADMGQVSAAVKAALASA, from the coding sequence ATGAGCCTCAAGGAACAGATCACCGAAGACATGAAGACCGCGATGCGCGCCAAGGACTCGGAGCGCCTTGGCACCATCCGCCTGCTGATGGCCGCCCTGAAGCAAAAGGAAGTGGACGAGCGCGTGGAGCTCGACGACGCCATGATCGTTGCCATCGTCGACAAGATGGTCAAGCAGCGCAAGGACTCGATCGCCGCCTTCACCACCGGCGGCCGCGCCGACCTGGCCGACAAGGAATCGGCCGAGATCAAGGTGCTCGAGGTGTACCTGCCGCAGCGCATGAGCGCCGACGAAGTGACTGCCGAAGTGAGGGCCATCGTCGCTGAACTGGGCGCCAAGGGCCCCGGCGACATGGGCAAGGTGATGGGCGCGGTCAAGACCCGTCTCGCCGGCAAGGCCGACATGGGCCAGGTGAGCGCCGCGGTCAAGGCGGCCCTCGCGAGCGCCTGA
- a CDS encoding NUDIX domain-containing protein, giving the protein MSDGGCATTILKACACLVDARGRLLVFRHPGDGNMQLPKGTIEPGESPEVAVRRELLEESGIDHVGELQPLGTLTRDCEAGIEGNTLRHPQLWHLFLMHAEKPLPETFDHVAMGSPEEDGLVFSFSWLARGDSIENFTLPYRQAIARVREALLAA; this is encoded by the coding sequence ATGAGCGACGGCGGCTGCGCCACCACCATACTGAAAGCCTGCGCCTGCCTCGTCGATGCACGGGGCAGGCTGCTGGTGTTCCGCCATCCCGGCGACGGGAACATGCAGTTGCCCAAGGGCACCATCGAGCCGGGCGAGTCGCCCGAGGTGGCGGTGCGCCGCGAACTGCTCGAAGAATCGGGCATCGACCACGTGGGCGAGCTGCAGCCGCTCGGCACCCTGACCCGCGATTGCGAGGCCGGCATCGAAGGCAACACCCTGCGCCACCCGCAGTTGTGGCACCTGTTCCTGATGCACGCCGAAAAGCCGCTGCCCGAAACCTTCGACCACGTGGCCATGGGCAGCCCCGAAGAAGACGGCCTGGTGTTCTCGTTCAGCTGGCTGGCACGAGGCGACAGCATCGAGAACTTCACGCTGCCCTACCGCCAAGCCATCGCGCGCGTCCGCGAAGCCCTGCTCGCGGCCTGA
- a CDS encoding sulfite exporter TauE/SafE family protein, with the protein MDISNQLAGHWLAAAAVFLLAGTVKGVIGLGLPTVAMALLALWMPPAQAAALLIVPSLVTNIWQTGPRATFKPVLRRIAGMQAGIVAGTLGGALWLGVPGGAWASVALGVALVAYALWGLTGRQLHVPPGRERWLGPAVGAATGLVTAVTGVFAMPAVPYMQALGFQRDALIQAMGISFTTSTVVLAIGLACNGEYPVSALGGSIAMLLPAIGGMVLGTWLRKRLPVAVFRRCFLAGLALLGLYMVVRALG; encoded by the coding sequence ATGGACATATCGAATCAACTGGCCGGCCACTGGCTCGCTGCCGCCGCCGTGTTTTTGCTGGCCGGCACGGTCAAGGGGGTGATCGGGCTCGGCCTGCCGACGGTGGCGATGGCGCTGCTCGCGCTCTGGATGCCACCGGCCCAGGCGGCCGCGTTGCTGATCGTGCCGTCGCTGGTTACCAATATTTGGCAGACCGGGCCTCGCGCGACTTTCAAGCCGGTGCTGCGCCGCATCGCCGGCATGCAGGCCGGCATCGTGGCGGGCACCCTCGGCGGCGCGCTGTGGCTGGGCGTGCCCGGGGGCGCGTGGGCGTCGGTAGCGCTCGGGGTGGCGCTGGTGGCCTATGCGCTCTGGGGGCTCACGGGTCGGCAGCTGCATGTGCCGCCGGGGCGTGAGCGCTGGCTCGGCCCTGCCGTGGGCGCTGCGACAGGGCTGGTCACCGCGGTGACCGGCGTGTTCGCGATGCCGGCCGTGCCTTATATGCAGGCCCTGGGTTTCCAGCGCGATGCGCTCATCCAGGCGATGGGCATTTCATTCACCACGTCGACCGTGGTGCTCGCCATCGGGCTGGCGTGCAACGGGGAATATCCGGTGTCGGCGCTCGGCGGCTCCATTGCGATGCTGCTGCCGGCCATCGGTGGCATGGTGCTGGGCACGTGGCTGCGCAAGCGGCTGCCGGTGGCGGTGTTCCGGCGCTGCTTCCTGGCCGGGCTGGCGCTGCTGGGGCTTTATATGGTGGTGCGCGCGCTGGGGTGA
- a CDS encoding LysR family transcriptional regulator: MRFDLTDLRLFLHVVEAGSLTAGAQRSHMTLASASQRVRGMEDALGSPLLTRHAQGVRPTEAGRTLLHHARVVLQQMERMRGELGEYGQGLKGHVRFMCGTSALNEHLPEVLSRFLAQHPRISVDLEERPSPDSVEALRAGLCDIGIVSDAVSTEGLECHPFRRDDLVLVMPRGHALAGRRRVHLAEVADSEFVGLTEDSALQRLVTQHARAMGKQLAYRVRVRNFEAVCGMVEHGIGVGIVPQTAAVRCARSMKIARAGLSDAWAERTLMACVRSSEDLPLNARRMLEHLLAPPEKVAAK, from the coding sequence ATGCGATTCGACCTCACAGACCTTCGGCTCTTCCTCCACGTTGTGGAGGCCGGCAGCCTCACCGCCGGCGCACAGCGTTCGCACATGACGCTGGCCTCGGCGAGCCAACGCGTGCGCGGCATGGAAGACGCGCTCGGCAGCCCGCTGCTCACACGGCACGCGCAGGGCGTGCGCCCCACCGAGGCGGGCCGCACGCTGCTGCACCATGCGCGCGTCGTGCTGCAGCAGATGGAGCGCATGCGCGGCGAGCTCGGCGAATACGGCCAGGGCCTCAAGGGCCACGTGCGGTTCATGTGCGGCACCTCGGCGCTGAACGAACACCTGCCCGAGGTGTTGAGCCGCTTTCTCGCGCAGCATCCGCGCATCTCGGTCGACCTGGAAGAGCGGCCGAGCCCCGATTCTGTGGAGGCGCTGCGCGCGGGCCTCTGCGACATCGGCATCGTGTCGGACGCGGTCAGCACCGAAGGCCTCGAGTGCCATCCCTTCCGCCGCGACGACCTCGTGCTCGTGATGCCACGCGGGCATGCGCTGGCCGGACGGCGCCGCGTGCACCTGGCCGAGGTGGCCGATAGCGAATTCGTCGGCCTGACCGAGGACAGCGCGCTGCAGCGGCTTGTCACGCAGCATGCCCGCGCCATGGGCAAGCAACTGGCCTATCGCGTGCGCGTGCGCAACTTCGAGGCGGTGTGCGGCATGGTCGAGCACGGCATCGGCGTGGGCATCGTGCCGCAGACGGCGGCCGTGCGCTGCGCCCGGTCGATGAAGATCGCGCGCGCCGGCCTGAGCGATGCATGGGCCGAGCGCACGCTGATGGCCTGCGTGCGCTCGTCGGAAGACCTGCCGCTCAACGCGCGTCGCATGCTGGAGCATCTGCTGGCGCCGC